One window from the genome of Magnolia sinica isolate HGM2019 chromosome 4, MsV1, whole genome shotgun sequence encodes:
- the LOC131244584 gene encoding metallothionein-like protein 4A, producing the protein MADAGSGVSCNETCGCPSPCPGGNACRCTSGGVGDPSMQHSYCKCGSHCSCNPCKCSTESLETGKAFCKCGEACTCATCAS; encoded by the exons ATGGCTGATGCAGGAAGCGGGGTTAGTTGCAATGAAACGTGCGGGTGCCCTTCACCATGCCCGGGTGGGAATGCTTGCAG GTGCACATCCGGTGGTGTTGGGGACCCAAGCATGCAGCACTCGTACTGCAAGTGTGGGAGCCACTGCAGTTGCAACCCATGCAAGTGCTCGACGGAGAGTTTGGAGACTGGAAAAGCCTTTTGCAAGTGTGGGGAAGCTTGCACGTGTGCAACATGTGCCTCATGA